In Saprospiraceae bacterium, one DNA window encodes the following:
- a CDS encoding DUF2461 domain-containing protein, with protein sequence MVNPSTLNFLKELKENNNKTWFDEHRKEYENAKSNYLRCAGDILAEMQKIDSSLEVLNPKDCIFRINRDVRFSADKSPYKTNLGIVLHPHGKKFNLAAYYLHIEPGSSFVGGGLWMPESQLLQKLRKEISYFYDDLKSVLDDPNFSNLYGDLDVEAGQKLSRPPKGYEADDPAIEYLKLKSFTASTPIKDDVLMSEDMISACVKHFTSLKPFLSFINRGLMHGD encoded by the coding sequence ATGGTAAACCCTTCAACATTAAATTTTCTTAAAGAACTTAAAGAAAATAATAATAAAACTTGGTTTGACGAGCATAGAAAAGAATACGAAAATGCAAAATCAAACTACTTAAGGTGTGCCGGAGATATCCTCGCAGAGATGCAGAAAATCGATAGTTCTCTCGAGGTGCTCAATCCCAAAGATTGTATATTTCGCATCAACAGGGATGTAAGATTTTCGGCGGATAAGTCACCATATAAAACCAATCTGGGTATTGTCCTCCATCCACACGGTAAAAAATTTAACCTTGCTGCATATTACCTTCACATAGAACCCGGAAGTTCATTTGTTGGAGGTGGCTTATGGATGCCTGAATCTCAGCTTCTTCAGAAATTAAGAAAAGAGATTTCCTATTTTTATGATGATCTTAAAAGTGTACTTGATGATCCGAACTTCAGTAACTTGTATGGTGACCTAGATGTCGAAGCAGGACAAAAATTGAGCCGTCCACCCAAGGGTTATGAAGCTGATGATCCCGCCATAGAATATCTGAAATTAAAAAGTTTTACAGCAAGTACACCGATAAAAGACGATGTTCTGATGTCAGAAGATATGATTTCTGCATGTGTGAAGCATTTTACTTCATTAAAGCCATTTCTTTCATTTATCAACCGAGGTTTGATGCATGGGGATTAG
- a CDS encoding M4 family metallopeptidase, whose translation MKQILFLTFVLIAVSLSAQLRRVDHTQDPKASENTRSNLPFSQNRASIPTADFNVKTVSGPSVEFLESGLKAGMYNELGVPLYIEGKLKVSGRRGTSPQNLAMEYLTTAGSVMKINQPEKEFSITSVETDELGMTHVRTRQEKDGVPVYGAEVLMHGRNNSFDFLNGTFYPSIEDLNTKPSLNPALAKQIVEKNLESISAYSDEVKMLFKGIKENSELVVYPYDGAFHLAYHVTKYKNIIDRWEYFIDAHTGEVINKYQSICKFHNHKKSEICDSNAEDLMDGKATSNSMDLLNISRLINTYQVGSKYYMIDGSRDIFNTSPANMPNDPDGVIWTIDAFNTSPQKDNFKYDHVTSTNNAWSSKTAVSSHYNGGQAYEYFRNVHGRKSINGQGGNIISLINVADDDGSSMGNAFWNGQAMFYGNGDGAFQPLARGLDVAGHEMSHGVIQSTANLEYQGESGALNESFADVFGVLIDRDDWKIGEDVVKTTAFPSGALRSMENPYNGAPANDFNKGWQPRIYSERYKGSEDNGGVHINSGIPNWAFFKFATAIGKDKAEKVYYRALTTYLTKSSKFTDCRIAVIKAATDLYTVTEVNAAKKAFDEVGILGEVTGNYQNDTQVNPGDEFILATGPDGTGMFIHDSSGKELAKITSKKVISKPSVTDDGAIIVYVASDKKIYFATIDWAKAEFKPDQVFDSRGLWHNAIISKDGSKIAAIYSDDKNTINVYDVASKGESDFELYNPTYTQGVSTGDVLQADAMEFDATGEWIMYDAENEIKSATAGAIEYWDIGFIKVWNNSTKTFSLGKVEKLYSSLPKNVSIGNPTFSKNSPYIIAFDYITNGTEFNLFGANIETGKSGVIFKNNALGYPNFSSKDNRLIFEEKSLTSFNLKTIGLKSTKIEPSSSSTSQVIPSKRWAIWFSNGKRVLSDTKDDQIQASWIKITGNPVSEKLVLTLSSELISSPKIMIHDVFGREVYSIHHSGNESSLSLEVQHLPAGLYTVSVISNHNLASEKFVKN comes from the coding sequence ATGAAGCAAATCTTATTTCTGACTTTTGTTTTGATAGCAGTAAGTCTTTCTGCACAGCTCAGGAGAGTGGATCATACTCAGGATCCTAAAGCATCAGAAAACACAAGAAGCAACTTGCCCTTTTCTCAAAACAGAGCTTCAATCCCTACGGCGGACTTCAATGTAAAGACAGTCTCCGGACCTTCAGTTGAATTCCTGGAATCCGGACTTAAAGCCGGAATGTACAATGAGCTGGGTGTTCCGTTATATATAGAAGGTAAACTAAAAGTTAGCGGGCGTCGTGGTACATCACCACAAAACCTTGCCATGGAATACCTTACCACCGCAGGTAGTGTCATGAAAATCAACCAGCCTGAAAAAGAATTTTCTATCACGTCAGTGGAGACTGATGAATTGGGAATGACTCATGTGCGGACAAGGCAAGAAAAAGATGGTGTGCCGGTATATGGGGCAGAAGTGTTGATGCACGGAAGAAATAATTCTTTTGATTTTCTGAACGGCACATTCTATCCTTCTATCGAGGATTTGAATACAAAACCTTCATTGAACCCAGCCTTAGCAAAACAGATTGTAGAAAAAAATCTTGAATCAATATCAGCCTATAGTGATGAGGTCAAAATGTTATTCAAGGGCATCAAAGAAAACAGTGAACTGGTAGTGTATCCCTACGATGGGGCATTTCATCTTGCGTATCATGTGACAAAGTATAAAAATATCATCGACCGATGGGAGTACTTCATAGATGCTCATACAGGAGAAGTAATAAATAAATATCAAAGTATCTGTAAATTTCATAATCATAAAAAGTCAGAAATCTGCGACTCAAATGCTGAAGATTTGATGGACGGAAAAGCTACCTCCAATTCCATGGATTTGCTTAACATCTCCAGACTGATCAATACCTATCAGGTAGGGTCAAAATACTATATGATAGATGGGTCCAGAGATATCTTTAATACCAGTCCCGCCAATATGCCCAATGACCCGGATGGCGTCATCTGGACCATCGATGCCTTCAATACATCACCTCAAAAAGACAATTTCAAATACGACCACGTCACTTCTACCAATAATGCCTGGAGCAGCAAGACAGCTGTATCATCACACTATAATGGTGGTCAGGCATATGAGTATTTCAGAAATGTGCACGGCCGTAAATCCATCAACGGTCAGGGTGGAAACATCATATCTCTCATCAATGTAGCAGATGATGATGGATCATCTATGGGCAATGCATTCTGGAATGGTCAGGCCATGTTTTATGGCAATGGTGATGGTGCTTTCCAACCATTGGCTCGAGGTCTTGATGTGGCTGGTCATGAGATGTCGCATGGAGTCATACAAAGCACTGCCAATCTGGAGTATCAGGGTGAATCCGGGGCACTTAATGAATCCTTTGCAGATGTATTTGGTGTATTGATAGACAGGGATGACTGGAAGATAGGCGAAGATGTGGTCAAAACTACAGCATTTCCTTCAGGCGCTTTGCGCAGTATGGAAAACCCTTACAATGGAGCACCTGCCAATGATTTTAATAAAGGATGGCAACCAAGAATATATAGTGAAAGGTACAAAGGGTCTGAAGACAACGGTGGCGTACATATCAATAGCGGTATCCCCAATTGGGCATTTTTCAAATTTGCAACTGCTATTGGTAAGGACAAAGCGGAAAAAGTCTATTACAGAGCCTTGACTACCTATCTTACAAAGTCTTCCAAATTTACAGATTGCAGGATTGCTGTTATAAAAGCTGCAACTGATCTATATACAGTTACCGAAGTCAATGCCGCCAAAAAAGCATTTGATGAAGTCGGAATTTTAGGTGAAGTCACAGGAAATTATCAGAATGATACACAGGTCAATCCGGGTGATGAATTTATATTGGCGACAGGACCTGACGGCACAGGTATGTTCATCCATGATTCGAGCGGTAAGGAATTGGCAAAAATTACATCTAAAAAAGTCATCAGCAAACCAAGCGTTACAGATGATGGTGCTATCATAGTGTATGTGGCATCAGATAAAAAAATATATTTTGCTACAATAGACTGGGCCAAAGCAGAATTTAAACCTGATCAGGTTTTTGACTCAAGAGGTTTATGGCATAATGCGATCATATCTAAGGATGGTTCGAAAATTGCCGCTATATATAGTGATGATAAGAATACTATCAATGTGTATGATGTGGCGTCAAAAGGAGAAAGTGATTTTGAATTGTACAACCCGACATATACACAAGGAGTAAGTACGGGAGATGTACTGCAGGCAGATGCCATGGAGTTTGATGCCACAGGAGAGTGGATCATGTACGATGCTGAAAATGAGATAAAGAGTGCTACAGCAGGAGCGATAGAGTACTGGGACATAGGTTTTATTAAAGTATGGAACAATAGCACAAAGACATTTTCACTGGGTAAAGTAGAGAAACTGTATTCTTCGCTTCCTAAAAACGTAAGTATAGGCAATCCCACTTTTTCGAAAAACAGCCCGTACATCATCGCTTTTGATTATATTACTAATGGCACTGAATTTAATCTCTTTGGTGCCAATATAGAGACAGGTAAGTCAGGTGTCATTTTCAAAAACAATGCTTTAGGATATCCCAATTTCAGCAGTAAAGATAATCGTCTTATTTTTGAAGAAAAATCCCTGACGAGCTTTAATCTGAAAACCATAGGACTGAAATCTACCAAAATAGAACCATCTTCATCTTCGACCTCTCAAGTAATTCCCTCAAAAAGGTGGGCAATATGGTTCAGCAATGGCAAAAGAGTACTTTCTGATACCAAAGATGATCAAATCCAGGCATCATGGATTAAAATCACGGGCAATCCTGTATCCGAAAAACTAGTTTTGACTTTATCTTCAGAGTTGATTTCGTCACCAAAAATCATGATTCATGACGTCTTTGGTAGAGAAGTGTACAGCATACATCATTCAGGCAATGAATCATCATTGAGCCTGGAAGTGCAGCATTTGCCTGCAGGCCTATATACAGTATCCGTCATTTCAAACCATAACCTTGCAAGTGAAAAGTTTGTAAAGAACTAA
- the folE gene encoding GTP cyclohydrolase I FolE, which produces MPTQRYEMDGDDHIFTSIDTPMRSDAFYKSDDQKIMEIEHHFGQIMDILGLDRTDDSLKGTPYRVAKMYVKEIFSGLNPENKPDIKLFDNKYKYNEMLVEKDITFYSNCEHHFVPIIGKAHVAYISSGKVIGLSKLNRIVQFFAKRPQVQERLTIQIAEEIKKAVQTEDVAVVIEATHLCVSSRGVQDNSSSTVTSSYSGKFMDESKKSEFFKYI; this is translated from the coding sequence ATGCCTACTCAAAGGTATGAAATGGATGGAGATGATCACATTTTCACAAGCATAGATACTCCCATGAGGTCAGACGCTTTTTATAAATCTGATGATCAAAAGATTATGGAAATCGAGCATCATTTTGGACAAATCATGGACATCCTTGGATTGGACAGGACAGATGACAGTCTCAAAGGAACACCTTATCGTGTGGCCAAAATGTATGTCAAAGAGATATTTAGCGGCCTAAATCCTGAAAATAAACCAGACATCAAATTATTTGACAACAAATACAAATACAATGAAATGTTGGTTGAAAAAGATATCACGTTCTACTCCAATTGTGAACATCATTTTGTACCTATAATCGGTAAAGCTCATGTTGCATATATTTCAAGTGGTAAAGTAATAGGTTTGTCCAAGCTCAACCGTATCGTACAGTTTTTTGCCAAAAGACCGCAGGTGCAGGAAAGATTAACCATTCAGATTGCAGAAGAAATTAAAAAAGCTGTCCAAACTGAAGATGTGGCGGTGGTGATAGAAGCCACACATTTATGCGTTTCTTCCAGAGGTGTTCAGGATAATTCATCCAGTACAGTCACATCGTCTTATTCAGGAAAATTTATGGATGAATCAAAAAAGTCAGAATTCTTTAAATATATTTGA
- a CDS encoding T9SS type A sorting domain-containing protein, translated as MVKKDLLTRCKGIPAFNFSLLSLLFLFTFSIVDSVEAQSSIACNDRVNISVSDECTLLLEIDKFQEGTLPIAPLRIRIKPNNGSMYLQQLTVGVNGQLVLGPNPVNFLGIQVLSSAAVKLMLGKVHTYEIYHTTSTNKCWGTFLLEDKLAPTVTCQPNRTVACVDARLYLNTDIRSTSILRRPLSVRDNCGFTDSSLVVQDKRTNCGGYIARHWSYTDCGGTKGECKDTIFLSPLPDTRIMCPDAYVQIKCTSGTTPDQIYDEVFARTSGSNVTKDTTALKAAYPFFKDILGRAAYDVNVTATANKKFGRIEGVCGFLTTYSDQLIYPCGPTCSAKTKTIRKWLVIDWCTGSTKECTQIIEKSNPDGPTIEANDITASVDPWACASNFTFPDPTILHDACDPNPTYEVRGPLGINIIKDPVSKKWIAVGAPKGIHEFYYVGKDCCGHEGLDLITVTIVDRTPPVAVAKQNIVISLTTGGENDGIAKLFSNSVDNGSYDSCTPVHLELRREEDDTRDNDGCGVKGNKTYNADGHPNDGSKNPASPDYDPDGGLFVKFCCDDITNREGAVPFGIVKVWMRVWDDGNMSGIYGDTINGHTDNYNETWANVRVEDKLTPKIVCPADVTIYCDDDASNLAMVGKARAYSNCLDLDVDYRDSNGANSCGKGTITRTWFIKSRPTITCTQRIYKQERGEEINPDRITWPDSLITTNCATDVALIKPTWRSGACDQVGLSLKSDTFYFEGNACMKIINRWTIINWCTYNPNWNGSGTQPGIWQRSTVVKVVDNVKPTLGSCAPAMYEVAGNTCSVKDLVITQTADDQGQCASDWLKWIVFVDLWGDGTNDLEYSSFLPVTDGNITNDSNGNGINDRYVAPTGRGGQVSITIPEISGSMSNHKITWRVTDGCGNVTSCFQDFMVVDKKKPTPYCLNLSSALMKNGEVELWAVDFNVASFDNCSAASNLLYTFNEAHPVLTKITQTHYFKGKGLDATLAEYNAGNAQKWIPASKSSGMIFGCRNLPSVDVKMTVWDEKLNFDFCLVKLSLLDNQGACGGNVTTGNIAGKMVSQIGQGVVNADVVLENGIAEMLKMTSTNSSGEYNFSTLMNYSYTIEGRKTDDYLNGVSTLDLVIIQKHVLGLEELTNPYYIIAADANGDQKVTASDLTELRKLILGIYSKLPKSNSWKFINSNQTFENAKQPWPLNEKIAISEMNKSMTNQNFVAVKIGDVNGSASGNVANSNTEVRSTVELTTEDKTVKAGETHNIVLNSSVTNVFGMQFTLNVNNAELKDVFVGDQKLGQGNIAQISDNKYTISWNDVNAKDGNEILTLQLISKADAQISDLISINSSVTSSEIYSGNDLQTNKLSLRFGGAGSSEFTLYQNEPNPFNDKTVISFNLPEAGEATLKVFDVTGQVVYKNIGSFGKGINSFTITRNDLPSKGVMIYQVESGVNAATKKMIGLE; from the coding sequence ATGGTAAAGAAAGATTTACTTACACGATGTAAGGGGATTCCGGCATTTAATTTTTCGCTGTTGAGTCTCCTGTTTTTATTCACTTTTTCAATTGTTGATTCTGTCGAAGCCCAATCCTCGATTGCATGTAATGACAGAGTTAATATTTCAGTATCAGATGAATGTACGCTTCTCCTTGAAATAGATAAATTTCAAGAAGGTACATTGCCAATCGCACCATTAAGGATACGTATCAAACCAAACAATGGTTCGATGTATTTGCAGCAACTCACCGTCGGAGTTAATGGACAATTAGTATTAGGGCCCAATCCGGTGAATTTCTTAGGGATTCAAGTTCTGAGTAGTGCAGCTGTAAAGCTCATGCTAGGTAAAGTACACACCTATGAAATTTATCACACCACAAGTACTAACAAGTGCTGGGGTACCTTCCTTTTGGAAGACAAGCTGGCTCCAACCGTGACTTGCCAACCTAACAGAACTGTGGCTTGTGTTGATGCCAGACTTTATTTAAATACCGACATCAGAAGTACTTCAATCCTTCGTAGACCACTTTCAGTGAGAGACAACTGTGGATTTACAGATTCTTCTTTGGTCGTGCAGGACAAAAGAACCAATTGTGGTGGGTATATAGCCAGACACTGGTCTTATACAGACTGTGGAGGGACGAAAGGAGAATGCAAAGATACTATCTTTTTATCACCACTTCCTGATACAAGGATAATGTGTCCTGATGCATATGTTCAGATAAAATGTACTTCGGGAACAACTCCTGATCAGATTTATGATGAGGTTTTTGCCAGAACTTCGGGTTCTAATGTGACAAAAGATACTACAGCTCTAAAAGCAGCTTATCCATTTTTTAAAGATATATTAGGAAGAGCAGCTTATGATGTAAATGTGACAGCTACTGCCAATAAAAAATTTGGCAGAATAGAAGGTGTTTGCGGATTTTTAACAACCTACAGTGATCAGTTGATATATCCTTGCGGCCCTACTTGTAGTGCTAAGACAAAAACAATAAGAAAATGGTTAGTGATCGATTGGTGTACCGGAAGTACAAAAGAATGTACACAAATCATAGAAAAGTCTAATCCGGATGGCCCTACGATAGAAGCAAATGATATCACTGCAAGTGTCGATCCTTGGGCATGCGCTTCCAATTTTACTTTCCCTGATCCTACCATCCTACATGATGCGTGTGATCCAAACCCTACGTACGAAGTCAGAGGTCCTCTTGGTATTAACATCATCAAAGATCCTGTAAGTAAGAAATGGATTGCTGTAGGTGCGCCAAAAGGTATTCATGAGTTTTACTATGTTGGAAAGGATTGTTGCGGTCATGAAGGATTAGATCTAATCACCGTTACCATAGTGGATCGAACTCCTCCTGTGGCAGTGGCAAAACAAAACATTGTAATATCTCTTACTACAGGTGGAGAAAACGATGGTATTGCAAAACTCTTTTCTAATTCAGTTGACAACGGTTCGTATGATAGCTGTACACCTGTGCATCTTGAACTAAGAAGAGAAGAAGACGATACCAGAGATAATGATGGATGCGGTGTCAAAGGCAATAAAACCTATAATGCCGACGGTCATCCAAATGACGGCTCTAAAAATCCAGCTTCTCCTGATTATGATCCTGACGGTGGATTGTTTGTAAAATTCTGTTGTGATGACATCACCAACAGAGAAGGCGCAGTACCTTTTGGGATAGTAAAAGTATGGATGAGAGTGTGGGATGATGGCAATATGTCAGGAATATATGGTGATACTATCAATGGCCATACAGACAATTACAATGAGACTTGGGCCAATGTTAGAGTGGAAGACAAATTGACTCCTAAGATTGTATGTCCGGCTGATGTTACTATTTATTGTGATGATGATGCTTCAAATCTTGCTATGGTAGGAAAAGCAAGAGCTTATTCAAACTGCCTTGATCTTGATGTAGACTACAGAGACAGTAATGGGGCTAATAGTTGCGGAAAAGGAACCATAACACGGACATGGTTTATCAAATCCAGACCGACCATCACATGTACACAAAGAATATACAAACAAGAAAGAGGTGAAGAAATCAACCCCGATCGAATCACATGGCCAGACTCTTTAATCACAACCAACTGTGCCACTGATGTTGCATTGATAAAACCAACATGGAGAAGCGGAGCCTGTGATCAGGTAGGATTGAGTCTGAAGTCTGATACTTTCTACTTTGAAGGCAATGCGTGTATGAAAATCATCAACCGATGGACTATCATCAACTGGTGTACTTATAATCCAAACTGGAATGGATCAGGTACTCAACCAGGAATATGGCAGCGTTCGACAGTAGTAAAGGTGGTTGATAATGTCAAACCTACTCTAGGCTCATGTGCACCAGCAATGTATGAAGTAGCAGGCAACACCTGTTCTGTAAAAGATCTTGTGATCACTCAAACAGCCGACGATCAGGGACAATGTGCATCTGATTGGTTGAAATGGATAGTCTTTGTTGACCTTTGGGGTGATGGAACTAATGATCTGGAGTATTCATCATTTTTGCCTGTTACTGATGGAAATATCACTAATGATTCCAATGGAAACGGCATCAATGATAGATATGTAGCTCCAACAGGTAGAGGTGGTCAGGTAAGCATTACGATACCCGAAATCTCTGGTAGCATGTCCAACCATAAGATCACATGGAGAGTAACTGATGGCTGTGGAAACGTAACATCTTGCTTTCAGGACTTCATGGTAGTGGATAAAAAGAAACCTACACCGTACTGTCTCAATCTTAGCTCCGCCTTGATGAAAAACGGAGAGGTTGAATTATGGGCTGTTGACTTCAATGTTGCGTCATTTGATAATTGCTCAGCAGCAAGTAATTTATTATACACATTCAATGAAGCACATCCTGTTTTGACAAAAATAACTCAGACCCACTACTTCAAAGGTAAGGGATTGGATGCTACTTTAGCTGAATACAATGCCGGTAATGCACAGAAGTGGATTCCAGCATCAAAATCTTCAGGAATGATCTTCGGATGTCGCAATTTGCCATCTGTTGATGTTAAAATGACTGTATGGGATGAAAAGCTCAACTTTGACTTTTGTCTTGTTAAACTTAGTTTGCTCGACAATCAGGGAGCTTGTGGTGGAAATGTAACAACAGGCAATATTGCAGGTAAGATGGTTTCACAAATAGGCCAAGGTGTCGTTAATGCAGATGTCGTACTGGAAAATGGTATAGCAGAAATGTTGAAAATGACCTCAACAAATAGTAGTGGTGAATACAATTTTTCTACACTAATGAACTATTCGTATACTATTGAAGGCCGAAAAACTGATGACTATCTGAATGGAGTAAGTACACTTGACCTTGTGATAATACAAAAACATGTTTTGGGTCTTGAAGAGCTTACTAACCCTTATTATATCATAGCTGCAGACGCCAATGGCGACCAGAAAGTGACAGCTTCTGACCTTACCGAATTGCGAAAATTGATTTTAGGTATATATTCTAAACTTCCAAAATCTAATAGCTGGAAATTTATAAACAGCAACCAGACTTTTGAAAACGCCAAACAACCATGGCCTTTGAATGAAAAAATTGCCATCTCGGAGATGAATAAGTCAATGACTAATCAAAATTTTGTAGCTGTCAAGATAGGTGATGTAAACGGGTCTGCCTCTGGCAATGTTGCTAATAGTAATACTGAAGTAAGGAGTACTGTCGAATTGACAACTGAAGACAAAACAGTAAAGGCAGGAGAAACTCATAATATCGTATTGAATTCCTCTGTTACAAATGTATTTGGTATGCAGTTTACTCTTAATGTAAATAATGCTGAACTTAAGGATGTATTCGTTGGTGATCAGAAATTGGGACAGGGAAATATTGCACAAATTTCTGACAATAAATACACTATCAGTTGGAACGATGTCAACGCAAAGGATGGAAATGAAATACTTACACTTCAATTGATCTCTAAGGCAGATGCACAGATTTCAGACTTGATTTCAATTAACTCTTCTGTGACTTCTTCTGAAATATATAGTGGAAATGATCTTCAAACCAACAAATTGTCACTAAGATTTGGCGGTGCAGGTTCATCAGAATTCACTCTATATCAGAATGAACCAAATCCATTCAATGATAAAACTGTAATTTCTTTCAACTTGCCTGAAGCAGGAGAAGCTACCCTAAAAGTTTTCGATGTAACAGGACAAGTAGTATATAAAAATATTGGATCTTTTGGTAAAGGTATCAATAGCTTTACAATCACCAGAAATGATCTTCCATCCAAGGGTGTGATGATTTATCAGGTAGAAAGTGGAGTAAATGCTGCCACCAAAAAGATGATCGGGCTCGAGTAA